The Muricauda sp. SCSIO 65647 genome includes a region encoding these proteins:
- the fsa gene encoding fructose-6-phosphate aldolase produces the protein MKFFIDTANLAQIREAQELGILDGVTTNPSLMAKEGIKGDKNIMGHYADICDIVEGDVSAEVISTDFEGMKEEGGRLARLHEQIVVKVPMTFEGIKTIRYFGEKGIKTNCTLVFSAGQALLAAKAGATYVSPFLGRLDDMSTDSSQLIAEMRMIYDNYGYNTKILAASIRHTMHIVNCAKIGADVVTAPLSALKGLISHTLTDIGLAKFLEDYKRVIDPS, from the coding sequence ATGAAATTTTTTATTGACACGGCCAATTTGGCACAGATTAGGGAGGCACAAGAGTTAGGGATTTTAGATGGTGTGACGACCAATCCTTCACTGATGGCCAAAGAAGGTATAAAAGGCGATAAGAACATCATGGGCCACTACGCAGATATCTGTGACATTGTTGAGGGAGATGTTTCTGCCGAAGTCATTTCAACAGACTTTGAAGGTATGAAAGAAGAAGGTGGAAGGTTGGCCCGGCTACATGAACAGATCGTGGTCAAGGTGCCCATGACCTTTGAGGGAATCAAAACCATTAGATATTTTGGTGAAAAAGGTATAAAGACAAATTGTACACTTGTTTTTTCGGCAGGTCAAGCCTTATTGGCGGCAAAGGCCGGGGCTACCTATGTGTCGCCTTTCTTGGGCAGATTGGATGATATGTCAACTGATAGTTCTCAACTGATTGCTGAAATGAGGATGATTTATGACAACTACGGTTACAACACTAAAATTTTGGCCGCATCTATAAGGCACACCATGCATATTGTAAACTGTGCAAAGATTGGGGCCGATGTTGTCACCGCCCCTCTATCGGCACTGAAAGGGTTGATCAGCCATACCTTGACCGATATCGGACTGGCAAAATTTTTAGAAGATTACAAACGGGTCATTGACCCATCATGA